In Dysidea avara chromosome 6, odDysAvar1.4, whole genome shotgun sequence, the genomic stretch TTCTATCTGAGGTGGTGACCTTGCGTGATGTGGGGATCCTGCAAGAGGTGGTGATTCTGCCTGAGGTGGGGGATCCTGACTGAGGTGGTGACCCTGCTTGAGGTGGTGATCCTTCCTGAGTTGGCAATCCTACTTGAGGAGGCTATTAATTAGACTCTTTATATGACTGAATTACTATAATTTGTATACTAACCTCTCTGTTTGTCCTCTGGTAAAATAATATGTATGATTGCTACTTTAATACTTCTGCTTCATGAACTTCAGTGACATCTGTGTCATCAAATAAAAACCATCTGTCTTCATTATGAATGTAAGCAACATAATGACCACTTGTTGCATTTTTCCCTGTGTGAACAACTGAAGTTTGCAGGCTATATATAAATAAATTCAGTCTCATTATCATCCTATAACATACAAAGTTttactgatacaacaataaTCCATTTTATAAGAGCTTACTTCATTGCGGTGAATAGTGATTTCACTGAGAATTTCCATTGGTGAACATATTTTGTTAATTCCCTTTCTTGATGTCTCAAACTTTATACACACAACAGACAAATTGCAACAGACAGTACAATATGAATCACATTCCTACCGTTTGATGTGGACTATAAAAATTTCTGGCAGTGATTTAGCACAATACTTGATTTCAGCACATGTTTTCTTCTGACACCTACgaaacacatacacatgtatagtTGTACACATAATAGCTTAATAATTGACCCGGTCTAACAAAGAGACTTTCTAGCCTTTTCACTTTTCTACCTTTGAGagctcataactttttatctGGATGGCCTGTGGCAGTGATATTTGCACACCATCAAACAACAATGGGAATCCTGACTGAGGCAGGAAAATTTCAAGGAGATACCTTTTTTCACAAAATTGCAAAATAGGAAAGACTATAAGTCCCTTTTGTCTGACCGGGTCACTGATATGCTAAACTATACACAAATGCTGACACACTGCATATATCTGGTGCACACAATGTGTTTTTATACCAATACCTTTCACAATAATATTTGTTTAAACCATCTAAGTCTTCTGTCTTATTCAGTTGTTCCACAATAGCTTTGGAAAATGGAGAATTAAAAACCTGCAAAGTTCACAAGGGTGTAAAGATAATGAAGCGGTGCAGTGTGTGTTGGTCCATACTTGAATAGGGTAGACAGGTATGTTCAAGTGGTtacattgaaatgtagcttTTGAAATGTTCTGGCAGCTATCACATGTAACTAAAGAATTATATATAATAAACATGCATAAACACGGGAGTACACAGCTGCAGTCTACATGACATTCTGATGATGTGATACCTTCTGTGACCATGTTAAATTGGACCAAGTCATTGACATTAGCTGCAGCAGCTGACCCACTGTTTAATATTCCAATAAGCAATTCATGTGCATCAGCTTGCAATCCAAGTCGCCATCTGGAGATAATTCCTGCAATATATAGCGTATAGTGCATGCTGATTTAGAAACAATTCAAACAAAGCCCACACTCACTTGGTATATACTTCAAGAAGATTACAGGAGGAATTACTTGTTCCACTACACACAGGTTTTCTGCAAAACTGGATTGGATAGGCTCCTGAGCTGACTAACTAAGTTATCtaaaggcatgtccacacgaaTTCGAATTAGGAACCGGATGCAAAACGAATTTAGGCAATGCGTATTGAATCCGAATTGAACGTGTCCACACGCATTATCGCGTAATGCGCATTATTGAATTTACTAGTGTGATAAACGGATAATTAAACGGTTGAGAAAACACTCATTTGCGCCAACCAAGAGAACAGTGAGTTTAACGATAGACTGACAGGAATAGCTCGTATTAACGCTTATACTTTTGTTTATAACGTACCGGAAGTATTTCTACGAATAGAATACAAAAAACTGCTGATGGTGCGTGATGGGTAGGGACCGTTGGTTCTTTCAAACTCTAAGGGCTAGATACGATGATGAAACACTGCTTCCATACGTCTCTGCGCTTTTATCACACCGAGCGCTTCTGTATTTTTATCCTGTGTTGTTTACAAAGGTCACGCGCAAACGTGTCAAGCCCTCACGTGTTGCATTATTATGACGTAGCAAATCCCGATTCGTAGCCAATTCGTATTCAAACCACCTGAGGAGGTGGATTCGTGTAATCCAATTTCAATTCGAATCACCCTAATGCGCATTCCGTGTGGACGCGAATAATTCGAATCAATGCGGATTCAATTCGCATTATTCTTgtcgtgtggacatgccttaaCATAAAAGCAATGAAAAAAAACTAATCAAGTATTTCTGTTGACTTTGACACTTAAAGAGACTCACTTTCGCCACCATCAATATCACTAGCCTCATAAGAAGCCCACAGATTCAGTTTCGCAACAATGGAACTCGTATTAAGCACTGCAGCACACAATTCAGGAAACAAGTGTTTCCTTTATTGATCAAACCAAACAAACCCATCAAACTAGTTCGCACTCTCGCGCCTTGACAACAATTGCAATCTCACGCCTTAACAACGACTATCACGTGATCTTTACCGGCTTTTTAAGGAATTTATTTTGAGCgccggtaccggctctatagTCACTTcgtattatagcataacacagcagcacaatattacagcatgataaacaaaccaaagtatttatacagaaaactatgtcatagacatttaatcgtctttgagcaaggcctttaacgaaggcgcaaattgggcgtgggcgggcaattcattacattcttttcgctgtttataactatcactggcaaactaatgcatatacaatatcaaagaacgtatatatttaaatagttgtatgatacttatagactgttttttcactgtcaaccacttcttgcgcgtgggcggcccaccacccctcccctccgcaccccatatatgatatacgtgctatacagctgagcatatgaaagttgctaaaattaacaggtttttgtagaatcagttttatttttaaaattctaattgaacaaacaatacatttttatattgtagctgaatgacattaaaatacattgaattgtctgatatgatCTAAAGAAGTTCCGTAATGTCCAGGCTTGTCAACCTGTGCCTCTGGCGGCATAAAGTCAGTTGTTCCTGGAACTTTAGTGAGTGACTTTTTGCTATCAGGTCTGACCACCTTGGCCACTCCCAAATCACTGATCTTAGCTCGTAATTGAGTTGTCAAGAGGATGTTGTTAGATGACAAATCACGATGGACAATTGGTGGCTTGTGACAATGTAGATATTGCAGACCCAGGGACACGTCCAGTAGAATGGACAGCTTGATGGTCATTGGAATATTCTGGTGATGTTCCGGTGTAGACCGTAAACTCTTGTCCAACTTCTCCATCACCAGGATGGGTATGGGTGAGCCGGGTTTGTGATAGACACCCGAGAATTGTACCACATTGGGGTGGCGCAGTTCAGCACATTGTTGACATTCTTTTAAGAAGTTGTCCTTCACTTGATGGAAGCCTTCAGGACTAACTCCACGTACTAGAACAGAGTGTACTTCTTTGGCGGCAatatcaagcaatcaaggctgTTTTTAGGGCGAAATCAAGTGATCCAGGTATATTTTCGTCGATCAAAAACCTTCATCCCGGTTGAAGATGGTTCTACGGGACTATTGGTAGTGGTGACCACTCCTGCACCCGAGTCTGCAGTCATCTAGAGCAGTTCAGGTATTCCGACCACCATGTACTTTCGGACGCAATATTTCCTAGAGGAGCAACAAGACTCGATCAAATattacactattatgaagacctatgatagggtccgcaatccgaaaaatcaactttcacaaatcaatccccctgttctataccatatgcgtattttgtaccatacgcgtatggtatgtaccatacgcgtacggtatgattttccgtaccatacgcgtacggtatggaCATACGGTACCGCTCTAAGCCAACGTCGCACTTGCTCTGGAGTCCATTACATCGTGCATTGGAGTACGCGCGTGATCACGCTACCGTAACGTGCAAGCACTCCCAAGCTACCTCGAGAGTTCGCCATGCGCAGGTACGTATACCAAAACACGATATGGAATACTGCTAGCCCTTCAACGGAAGCGATAGAAATCCATTGCCATTAAGAGGTATACACTGATAAACATTCTGTGGTGATGATTTCATGCATACTTTACGGGATTCACCTGGTGTTAAACTTTCAATCCCGTGGAACAGTCGTTCGAGACATCAACAACTGGCTGGTACCGTCTTTTCAACCATTCGTCGCAGACAGCTGACAATTAACGATATTTGGCACCCCCCTGTAGAGCCTAGCTACTTGACAATTCACAGTCTACTCGAAGTTACTCGAAGTTACTCGAAAGGAGATGGCATCCTTAAGGCCGAGGCGTGCAATGGCGCTCGCGAGCAAAGGTTTGTTATTAATTACTGCTGTattatatttagctagctaactgcTTTTTTGGTCGTACATGCTTAGCTAACGCTAAGTAGCTAGCCAACCAATACTGGCTGGTGGGCATTGATCTAGCTGTTTTTCGCATTGATTTGCACCAGCTGTTAAGCAAACCAAGTGACGCTAGCCAGACGTCGCCTTTTGTTTTATGGTAAGTAGTTCTACGGTTATAGCTAGAGCGCGAGTTGAACGGACGCGCCAGGTCTTTTTAAAAGTAGTTTACCAGGGGCGTTTACCGTCGTGTTCCAAAAACGTTTGAGTGTGTTTGTAGCTTTTGGTTTGTATTTGCGCATCCAAGTTAGCAAAGTGGCTTAGCTATGCTACAGTATGAGAGGAATGAAGACTATAGCTATGCATGCAGCGCCAGTAATAGCTATGCATGCAGCGCCAGTATAGCAGTTCTAGGTTATATAACTAGGTATAAGCTTTCGCTTTGAGGTTTATTCGTGCCAACTTTGAACCCGTGTGAAACGAGCTCCTGAAATGTTATGGGTGCTTTTCACAATGGGCTGAAAACGCCGTGTCTATAGCTTCGTACTGACGTTCGAGGTAAAAGGGGCGTGGCCTATACTTGCGCGAACGAATATGTAGAGTAGCTTCGAGCCTTTCTCTAAAGAATTTACATGAGAAAATACGATAGACACTATGAAACTGTCGTGAAGTACATTTCTTGTGAAGATAGCTACTATGCATAAGTTATGGCAGATTAAACTTATTTGGAGGCCATACCATTGTAACTAATTaccaaaaataattatattcatacttATTATTAATGGcgtcacttattattattacttggttattaTATtcatacttattattattattattatcataaaggaaggcatacacaaaaggtaaAGCTTGTACAATGTGTCTTCCTACAAaaacaagcatacatacatacatatgtatatagacCCACAGTTAGCTAAACAATGCTCAAAACAGTGATACAGAAATTAAttgacacataagtaattataaggAGATGCTGGAAAGACTTTCGATTACTGTCTTCAACGATTAGTAATGGTACAGTGTTCCAGAGGAAAGTAGTGTTGACAAAAAATGAATATCTCCTAGAGTCAATGGAGGGACTAGTGAAAGAtggtgacttctggtagatgctatTGAATTAATTAACAGTGACTATTAAATGCAATAGGTGTTTGCTGATAGTTTTTTGTCATTGAGGAAACTGACTGAAAGGAAACTTCGTCTTGACTGCAGAGAAGGACGGTGAAGTTGAGAGCAACAATCGTTCGAGGAGATAGTCCAAGAGCTGGTAGATGGACACGAGCGACTCCCGCAGATCCATCGAGCTGCCCGCTTATGGATGCACAATATTTTATAGCCATAATGTACTTATCTAGCTAAACATTTGCCTTCTCTAGAAGTAGCACAATGCCAACTTGCTGTTTTGTGCTCATTAGAAAGGTTGTTTGAAACTTCTAGTGCACTGTATGCTGCATGTTATGGGTAGTTTATTCCAACTTCCTTTGCATGCTACAACAAGGTTAGGTTGAAGGAAGTGATGCTGTACATGGATTGGTTACCTCATCTGGTCAAAGCTATTAGCTACTGTTGGTATATAGGTAGCATACTGCTTGCTTGGTTAAAAAGCTCAGGAACATGCCTAACTGACAAGTCTGTGGTATAAGCATGCATGAATGGTATAAGAGTTGTAATATGGTTAAAGGATAATGAATGActgttaaacattttaatgggagtgtataaacagtggaatggactactggaatggtagaataaaatttttaaaagtccaatatttttttacatccaaataagtacatcAGACTATTGACTATTGAAATTCATGTGTTTACAAATTCCACTCACCTATTCATTACTTAGTACTATAGACATAACCTCTGCCAACCTGTCTCTGGAATTGTTTAGGAAGCCAATCACATAATTTTTTGTTAAATTTTATGAGTGGcttcatactgtacataaagacTTTCATGGTTTCTTATGACATAGCATGGCAAAAATATGTCTTGGACAAACATTTACTATATTCTTTTTCAATTCACTGTACTTACCACCCACATTATAGTGGTTTTTAATAATGTAGCTACTCAGTGTCATCTTTGAAAAGCATACTAATACTGTTAGATTCAAAATTGTGGTATTGATTAGAATCTCATAGCATCACACAAGGCACAACAGAGTTGCATAACTTTGCAATTGGCCTATAATtgtttattttgttttgtagcaCACGCATGATATTATGTTCAGGAATAGTTTGAGCTCCAAGACCTCTTGCATCCATATCCTTATGGTAGTTTATTTTCTAATTTAATAAGCTTTCTGCACACTAGTACCAGTGCTGTTTAGTACGTACTGGGATTTTGAAGGCACAGTGTTTTTACAGTGGAGGAAGGTGTAGGCACAAAAGCTTTTCAGTGGAGCCTCTTCTTGGTCACAGTGATTTCATAAGTTAACGAAATTCATGTGTTACTCACCCATTCATTCATTAGTACTAGACATATCCTCCGCCAACCTGTCTCTGGTATTGTTTGGGAAGCTACACAAGCATTCTACTTGTTAAACTTGGTTATACAGTAACATTGCATTCTGTAGTGTCAGTTTTATCTAATTTCATAAGTGGtttcatactgtacataaagacTTTCATGTTTTATTATGTAGTACGCTGACATTATAGGATGGCATGTCTTCATCATTATTTTTGGCTCAATGACACAACGAATACAATGCTAGTTATCAAACAAAAACATTAGACCTAAAGATAACTCAGTCAGATCCACCCAGCTCTTTTGTTTGTGCTTTATAGCATATTTAAAGTTGGCTCAGAGTATAATTCTGTTGACCCTGGATTATGCACCACAAATTGCTATATCAATTAGTGGTAAGTTTGACAGGGATTAGCATTTTGTGTTTACAGGCTTCTGGTTTAAGGAGGAACATCTGTGTTTGTTTAGTTTGAACCCACCTAATTAAACTTTCCTGACTAATGAAATTAACTTAACCCATGACTGAATGCAATATAtttcaaaaataattttatactcTGTAAAATTCAAAGTGTGCTTTTAGAGGCCTACACAAGTCATAGACATTTCTTATAATTCTATATAGTACTTTGCTACTGGTCATGCTGTATTAGCACATCTCTGTAATGAGTTTGCTGAACTGCATTGTGTCCATATCTTCACTGTACCATGGCTGCCTGacaaattgccaaaattgactaACTTCTTAGGAAACACCAAGCACTGAAACTTCATTTATATCGTACAGAAGCTTAGAACAGTACATGTACTTGGTACCAAAGCCAAAGAACTACTTCTCTAGTCAATACTACCTTATACAGAAAACCACTAGGTGGTTGTAATTTGTGGTCAATTGTATGCCTTCTGGTTGATATGGTGAGTGGTATGTAAGTTACATGGCATTTGTGTGTGaactgttacagtaataaatTGTATCTTTTATTGAACACAGCACCTACACTGAACATGTAGGTACATGTAGTAGCTGGATTTACTATTACGTACAACCAGCGTTGTATAATCCATGATGTCTTTTTGCACTTTAACATTAAATTTCCAAAAAAGAACCATGGTCATTTGAAATTAGATAAACATATACCACAAATTATGGGCAATTAGTGGTTTATGGTGTATAAACTGGCTGTAAATAATGTTGTGGGAGTACTATCTGGTGGCATCCTGGACCTTGAAAATTCACTGGTCAACTCAAAGCTACCACATATCAATGATTATCTGCAGTGATTTGTGAAATTTATGTTCTGGTCTAGTGTCTACTTGCTTGATCACTCAGTAATAGGTCAATAATCCATAGCAGTATCAGAACTTGCATGAGATAAATACTTACACACATAAACATGCACCTGTGAGAACCTGTTTGTTGgcaatattttgtacatattgatcaattgttttactgtagaTGCATGTGATCATGCTGTTGTTCGATTTGATGAGGAGGAGGGGTGTACGTCTGTTGTAGAAGATTTTCGGATACAATCAGATATTAAAAAGCTATCTGAAGGAGATAGTTGTATTGTGCTGTGGGACGATGGAGTTTTGTACCCAGCTACTTTTGTTATGGCAGGTAAATATACTTCCATCACGGGTGTCAGAAGGTCTTTAATTCATTTATGAATGGATTTGTGTAGTGGACCACTGGTCCACTAAGGGGTTGTTGTTATACCGCATAAGCTACATCTATATTCACAATTTGCAGTTTCATGGATGCAAATGGGATAACCTAACCTGGAAAATGTGGTTTCCTATAGTGACTGATCAATTCTATTTTTCTGTACCTATGTATCATGTCGTGCATTCTAACAGAAACACTGTGAGCACCTAATAAATGTGTATGTCTGTGAAATGCAAAGCTAAGATTTACGTAACTCTCACAAATTCATgcaccattgatatacagccaATATAGAGCTTGGATAATTGATAGGAGTGTATTATTAAATTGTCTTACAAGTTCCTACCACAATCTGCCCATATGCTATAAAAGAAATGAACAAGAGACCAAGCCATGCAGttcatattattgttgtgttatATTCTCTGTTGTAGGATCAAAAGATTGTTGCAATAAAAAAGAAGACGAATTGCTGAATGATGAAGAAAAGGAGAACAGAGGAGTTAAACAGAACGTCACAAAGGAGAAAGCTGTTGTAGGAAGGAAATTGATTGATGTAGGTATATGTCCAtttgaaaatttcattatagTAGATCAATCATAGACTAATGAAGCTCAAAGTATGAGTGAAGaaataggaagaaagaaaacgaaaagaagaagaaaaagaaaactgATACAAGTATGAATGTGCTTCATGTGCAAGTTTAACATATATATAGGTGCTTCAATAATTTGTTATTGTTCCCTTTAGGTAAACAACAATGaagataaaagcatgaaacatGACAATGTATGTGCAGGTGTTTTATGtttattgtgcatgatttataaaatcTTTCAGGAGGCCGGGAGAATGGGCAAGCAACAACCACAGAAGACCAAAAATGTATCCATTTCTTATTATGTGACCAAGTTTGATGCTTGTTTTCTAGGAAACTACAAAGAAAGGCAAACAAAAGCAGCGATCAAAGAAAGCAAAGCAAGTGAGTATACATAGTACCAAGATCTGACACATATTCATTACTAAAATATATCTTATATAGCAGGATGATGATGATTTTATTTTAAAGGTTGGTGAAGCTCCCATACAAGAAATTCCCATGAATGAAATTGAAGTATGTGTAAATACATTACCGTGCTAAaaagtactgtatttttgtattttatagaTGACATCAGATGATTTGGATACTTGGAATGACATtgtaagtgctttaaatatATGTACAATTGTTAATTAATGTATCCTCTAGATCATAGATCAGCACAAAAATGTTGATGATGAATACAGTGAAGATGATATTGAAGTGGGTACTTTTCTTTAAAAGCACAGTTTTCTTAGCTGTTATCTAGCAGTGGGTTTGTAATAACCATACTTACATTGTGTAATTGTGTAGTTTTGGGCTTCGCAGAGTTGGTTGATTGTATAGGCTGACACTGTGTTTCAGTCAGATTTTGTAGCCTTTTTGTGCCTAGTGTTTTGTTTCTTGTGTACCATCAATTATTGGATGGATTCACTTTGATGCACAATACTGTATAGTCAAAAAAATCTATCACCACTGCTTTGTCTAGTGATGATGAATGATTGTTGTAGGAAACTGTTGATGTTGAATTATCTGACTACCAGGGCAGTGTGTCAAACAAGAAAATTGCTCAAGTTCATGTACTAAATTATTGCCCCCAGCAAAAGCCATCTTAGGTGTACCGATACACGTTCAACACTTAAAAAGGAATAAATGAATAACTAGTGCTCTGAGAAAAAGTTAATATGCTAATTTGTATGGTACTGTTGACCCAGTAGTGTATTTTCAGCATAGTCAATGTACAGATCAGACGATAAAAGAAATCTGCAACCTATGTTGTTGTTTGCTTGAGATGGTCTATGTAAATTCTTACATTAAATttgttttaatttatttaattaCAGCATACGAGAGATTCTTTTGGAGCAGTGAACAAAGTATGTACTGTGTACTAGCATTGGAAAACTTGGTCAtttaattattgtaattttaCATAGGAAATTGTGGTACCGATGGCTATGGATTCGAGTGATCGTGAGCGTGACCGTTCCGTGCACCACTACACTGGTGGTAGACAGGTGTGTACTTCAAAATGTATACTATGTATAGCCCTTTCAAGTTGTGCAGTTCTTGGTTCCTTATGTTGCACAGCAGCATAACATGTGAAATTATGGATGCTGACTACTGTCTTGTAACCATTTTAGTTGGCAGTAAGTCACACGAAACGTGGCATTTTATAGCATGGATCTTGAAAATCTGTGATAGCTGTGCAACCTGAGGTACTTTACTATTATATCTATCATAAACGTAGCTCTATTAGCATTAGGATTATCAGTATATTTGAAACTCACTTGAATACTTGGCTAATAATATAATAGTTTGAGCTAACTTTATTACTCAGTATGATAGGTGCAAGACTTGCATAACCAGTCATACGCTAAACATCATGGATGTATAACTTATTCTCCCTTAGAAAATTACGTATAATTTCTCTAGATGCTTAATaaggttactaaatccaatagaaacctgcGATGGGGTTACTA encodes the following:
- the LOC136257226 gene encoding ubiquitin carboxyl-terminal hydrolase 47-like translates to MVTEVTCDSCQNISKATFQCNHLNIPVYPIQVFNSPFSKAIVEQLNKTEDLDGLNKYYCERCQKKTCAEIKYCAKSLPEIFIVHIKR